From a region of the Constantimarinum furrinae genome:
- the gldA gene encoding gliding motility-associated ABC transporter ATP-binding subunit GldA — translation MSIEVKNITKTYGEQHALQDVSFSIKTGEIVGFLGPNGAGKSTMMKILTSYLPATEGEALVNGFNVSEEKKNVQKSVGYLPEHNPLYLDMYVREFLQYNAEIYGIPKTEIDTVIAQTNLLPEAHKKIGQLSKGYRQRVGIANALLHNPEVLILDEPTTGLDPNQLIEIRDLIKNIGSKKTVLLSTHIMQEVEAICDRVIIIDRGVIVLDKKLSELKSDEKQIVEVEFDYRVEEVALQQLPQVSAVNNTVGFVYEIYFNSKEDMRSKVFDFAHDNGLKILQLHQKNPTLEKLFTQLTTQK, via the coding sequence ATGTCGATAGAAGTTAAAAATATTACTAAAACATATGGAGAGCAGCATGCACTTCAGGACGTTTCTTTCAGTATAAAAACCGGAGAGATCGTCGGATTTCTTGGGCCAAACGGAGCCGGAAAATCGACGATGATGAAGATCCTAACTTCTTATTTGCCGGCAACTGAAGGCGAGGCTTTGGTAAATGGTTTTAATGTTTCAGAAGAAAAAAAGAATGTACAAAAAAGTGTTGGCTATCTACCCGAGCACAATCCTTTGTATCTGGATATGTACGTTCGTGAATTCTTACAATATAATGCCGAAATTTACGGTATTCCAAAGACAGAGATCGATACAGTAATTGCTCAGACGAATTTACTACCCGAGGCACATAAAAAGATAGGACAACTTTCCAAGGGATACCGGCAACGGGTAGGAATTGCCAATGCCCTACTCCACAACCCCGAAGTGCTCATCCTCGACGAACCAACCACCGGATTAGATCCCAATCAGTTGATCGAAATCCGCGATCTTATCAAAAATATCGGTAGTAAGAAAACAGTATTGCTCTCTACACATATTATGCAGGAGGTAGAAGCGATTTGCGATCGTGTGATCATCATCGACAGAGGGGTTATTGTACTTGATAAAAAACTAAGCGAACTGAAATCGGATGAAAAACAAATCGTGGAAGTGGAGTTTGATTACAGGGTTGAAGAAGTTGCTTTACAGCAATTGCCACAGGTTTCAGCGGTTAACAACACGGTTGGCTTCGTTTACGAGATCTATTTTAATTCTAAAGAAGATATGCGCAGTAAGGTATTCGATTTTGCCCATGATAATGGCTTAAAGATCCTGCAACTTCATCAAAAGAATCCTACCTTAGAAAAATTATTTACCCAGTTAACTACTCAAAAATAA
- a CDS encoding bifunctional 3-deoxy-7-phosphoheptulonate synthase/chorismate mutase type II, with translation MENSKKLRSWLDAFHLSHPLVIAGPCSAETEEQVLKIAHQLKDTDATVLRAGIWKPRTRPGNFEGVGALGLKWLQKAKQETGMLITTEVANAHHVDLALQHDVDILWVGARTTVSPFMVQEIADALKGTDKTVLVKNPVNPDLALWIGAVERFYEADIHNLGVIHRGFSTYEKTRYRNNPEWQIPIDLQNRFPDLPLILDPSHIAGRRDIIFDLCQTALDLNYDGLMIETHYDPDNAWSDAKQQITPQRLEQMTVDLRIRKEVGDAVEFKNRLNTLRTQIDVIDNQIVDMMGKRMKIADAIGLLKKENNVAILQVKRWNEVLGRMILEGEQNGLSEEFILRMYKAIHQESISHQEKVYKS, from the coding sequence ATGGAAAACAGTAAAAAACTGCGCTCCTGGCTGGATGCTTTTCATTTAAGTCATCCTCTGGTTATTGCCGGCCCGTGCAGTGCCGAAACGGAAGAGCAGGTACTTAAGATCGCGCATCAACTCAAAGATACCGATGCTACGGTACTTCGTGCCGGAATATGGAAGCCGCGAACCCGTCCGGGAAATTTTGAAGGAGTAGGAGCATTGGGACTTAAATGGTTGCAAAAAGCGAAACAGGAAACAGGAATGCTTATAACTACCGAGGTAGCGAACGCACACCACGTCGATCTGGCCTTACAACACGATGTGGATATACTTTGGGTAGGAGCAAGAACGACGGTATCTCCCTTTATGGTGCAGGAAATTGCCGATGCCTTAAAAGGTACCGATAAAACGGTACTGGTAAAGAACCCTGTTAATCCGGATCTCGCACTGTGGATAGGAGCGGTTGAGCGATTTTATGAAGCAGATATTCATAATCTGGGGGTCATTCACCGGGGTTTTTCCACCTATGAAAAAACACGATACCGAAATAACCCGGAGTGGCAGATTCCAATTGACCTGCAAAACCGGTTTCCCGACCTTCCGCTTATTTTAGATCCCTCGCATATCGCCGGAAGAAGAGATATAATCTTCGATCTCTGCCAGACTGCATTGGATCTCAATTACGACGGACTCATGATAGAAACACACTATGATCCGGATAATGCGTGGAGTGATGCAAAACAGCAAATTACCCCTCAGCGACTTGAGCAAATGACCGTAGACTTACGTATAAGAAAAGAAGTAGGAGATGCGGTAGAATTTAAAAACAGGCTAAATACGCTGCGAACCCAAATTGATGTGATCGACAATCAGATTGTTGATATGATGGGCAAGCGAATGAAGATCGCCGATGCCATTGGCTTGCTAAAAAAGGAAAACAACGTTGCTATCTTACAAGTGAAACGATGGAATGAAGTGCTGGGGCGGATGATACTGGAAGGTGAGCAGAACGGCTTAAGCGAAGAATTTATATTGCGTATGTATAAGGCAATACATCAGGAGTCTATTAGCCATCAGGAGAAAGTATATAAATCCTGA
- a CDS encoding DUF3857 domain-containing protein, whose translation MIFRFRLSLIFLLFTFLVAAQEKYSVKAIPLELRQNANSVLISETIEVDISQPKKQHVLQTSVVTVFNKKGDNDIATYVSYADDSKIKEANIWIYDKDGKEIKRYKKRDFTDVTLSDGFSLFNSARVMYVNYTPVNYPYTMVFTYEFESETTAFLYGWNPLNDYASSTQKSEFRVKFDAENKPRYDAKNLEKFNITISENPGELIFKAENIKAIEYEEGAPSLSEIGPSLSIALDKFYLKGVYGEVKNWNQFGSWMDQNLLTGVRELPEGTVANIKNLIKDETTNEGKARKIYKYLQDKVRYVSIQIGIGGWKPMLASDVDKLSYGDCKALTNYTKALLEVAGVPSYYTIVYAGEEQRDIKKDFTALQGNHAILGVPDGDTITWLECTSQITPYGYNGTFTDDRDVLIITPEGGKIVRTKKYPTQENVRSLNASLQLKDDLKISGALEESSEGLQYERYYHLENEKQEDILQYYKERWGHLNNFNPSEIEFENDDVEVTFTEKMNFTATNYVSKAGSRLLLNPNIFNRVKSMPATNKNRSLPYKISRGQVYKDEIEITLPDEYKVESVMEAVEINESFGSYKASVSTSENNKIVYTREFIIEPGSYLGDEYQAYTDFMKTVIKKDRSKIVLSKKN comes from the coding sequence ATGATTTTTCGTTTCAGATTATCCTTAATATTTCTTCTGTTCACGTTTTTAGTAGCTGCTCAAGAAAAATACTCGGTTAAGGCTATTCCATTAGAATTAAGACAAAATGCGAATAGTGTCCTTATTAGCGAAACAATAGAAGTTGATATTTCACAACCGAAAAAACAACATGTTTTGCAGACCAGCGTTGTTACCGTTTTTAATAAAAAAGGGGATAATGATATTGCAACCTATGTGAGTTATGCCGATGACAGCAAGATAAAGGAAGCCAATATCTGGATTTATGATAAAGACGGAAAGGAAATTAAACGGTATAAAAAAAGGGACTTTACAGATGTGACACTATCGGATGGGTTCTCTTTGTTCAATTCGGCACGGGTGATGTATGTAAATTATACTCCGGTTAATTACCCATACACCATGGTTTTTACTTATGAATTTGAAAGCGAGACCACGGCATTTCTTTACGGTTGGAATCCTTTGAACGATTACGCGTCAAGCACTCAAAAAAGTGAATTTCGTGTAAAATTTGATGCTGAGAATAAGCCTCGCTACGATGCAAAGAATCTTGAAAAATTCAATATTACCATTTCTGAAAATCCCGGTGAGTTGATTTTTAAGGCCGAAAATATCAAGGCTATCGAATATGAAGAAGGGGCTCCTTCCTTGTCGGAAATTGGTCCGTCACTGTCTATTGCTTTAGATAAATTCTATCTGAAAGGTGTTTACGGAGAGGTTAAGAATTGGAATCAGTTTGGATCCTGGATGGATCAGAATTTACTCACGGGAGTGCGCGAGTTACCCGAAGGAACGGTTGCAAATATAAAAAACCTTATAAAAGACGAAACTACCAACGAAGGAAAGGCAAGAAAGATCTATAAATACCTTCAGGATAAAGTACGATATGTGAGCATACAAATTGGGATTGGTGGCTGGAAACCTATGCTGGCCTCCGATGTCGATAAACTGAGCTATGGGGACTGTAAAGCACTTACCAATTATACTAAAGCATTATTGGAAGTCGCAGGTGTCCCGTCCTATTACACCATAGTCTATGCGGGTGAAGAACAAAGGGACATAAAAAAGGATTTTACAGCCTTACAGGGAAATCACGCCATTCTCGGGGTGCCGGATGGGGATACGATCACATGGCTCGAATGCACTAGCCAAATTACTCCTTATGGTTATAACGGCACATTTACAGACGACAGGGATGTTTTAATAATAACACCGGAAGGAGGAAAGATCGTACGAACCAAAAAATATCCGACTCAGGAAAATGTTAGGAGCCTCAATGCGTCCCTGCAACTCAAAGATGATCTTAAAATTTCGGGAGCTTTGGAAGAATCTTCCGAAGGCTTACAGTATGAAAGATATTATCATCTGGAAAATGAAAAGCAAGAGGATATCTTACAATATTACAAAGAACGATGGGGGCATTTAAACAATTTCAATCCTTCTGAAATTGAATTTGAGAATGATGATGTGGAAGTAACCTTCACCGAGAAAATGAATTTTACCGCGACCAATTATGTGTCTAAGGCAGGATCCCGACTGTTGCTAAACCCAAATATTTTTAACCGGGTAAAGTCAATGCCGGCTACGAACAAGAACAGATCGTTACCCTATAAAATAAGTCGCGGGCAGGTATATAAGGATGAGATAGAGATTACATTGCCGGATGAGTATAAGGTCGAATCGGTTATGGAAGCTGTTGAAATTAACGAATCCTTTGGGAGTTATAAGGCTTCCGTATCTACATCTGAAAACAATAAAATTGTGTATACCAGAGAGTTTATCATTGAACCCGGCAGTTATCTCGGAGATGAGTATCAGGCCTATACCGACTTTATGAAGACTGTTATTAAGAAGGACAGATCTAAAATTGTTTTATCAAAGAAAAATTAA
- a CDS encoding acyloxyacyl hydrolase yields MKYTYCLLILIFPLNLALAQQKELKPVSLELDYFYGSIMEHNPDIAHLITGHPTGFILAYNRKTYGWNEWEARYNYPDWGFTVAYQDLKNPFLGENISAYGHFTWYFMERNLSIRVAQGIAYASNPYDPETNFQNNAYGSRFLSSTFLKVNYVKENIYKGLGFQAGFGVIHYSNANFKAPNNSTNTLYFNAGLSYQFNSIDFPGYIPLGSWASSHYAERIKYNAVFRTGVNEADVNGLGQFPFYTASFFADKRINYKSTFQVGVDFFFSTFLETLIDYRSVAYPGEGLTGDEDYRRIGVFIGHELRFNKVAFVSQLGKYVYWPYEFENNIYNRLGVKRYFLNDKMFGVITVKAHWAKAEAVEFGIGVRI; encoded by the coding sequence ATGAAGTATACCTATTGCCTGCTCATTCTTATTTTCCCGCTTAATCTTGCGCTGGCACAACAAAAGGAGTTAAAACCTGTCTCTCTGGAGCTCGATTATTTCTACGGAAGTATCATGGAGCACAATCCGGACATTGCGCATTTAATTACCGGACATCCAACGGGTTTTATTCTGGCCTATAATCGGAAAACCTACGGGTGGAACGAATGGGAAGCGAGGTATAATTATCCCGATTGGGGTTTTACTGTGGCCTATCAGGATCTGAAAAATCCCTTTTTGGGTGAAAATATATCGGCCTATGGTCATTTTACATGGTACTTTATGGAAAGAAACCTGTCCATTAGAGTCGCCCAGGGTATCGCTTATGCTTCCAACCCCTATGATCCTGAAACGAATTTTCAGAATAATGCTTACGGAAGCAGATTTTTAAGTTCTACTTTTTTAAAGGTGAATTATGTTAAGGAAAATATTTATAAAGGTCTAGGGTTTCAGGCCGGATTTGGTGTGATACATTACTCGAACGCGAATTTTAAAGCGCCGAACAATAGTACAAATACACTGTATTTTAATGCCGGATTGAGTTATCAATTCAATTCAATAGATTTTCCCGGCTATATCCCTTTGGGCTCCTGGGCCAGCAGTCATTATGCCGAAAGGATTAAATACAACGCGGTTTTCAGGACAGGAGTTAATGAAGCCGATGTCAACGGACTGGGACAATTTCCCTTTTACACCGCTTCTTTTTTTGCAGATAAGCGCATTAACTATAAAAGCACCTTTCAGGTTGGGGTAGATTTCTTCTTTTCAACCTTCCTGGAAACATTAATCGATTACAGATCTGTTGCGTATCCCGGCGAAGGATTGACAGGAGACGAAGACTATAGGAGAATAGGTGTATTTATCGGGCATGAGCTGAGGTTTAACAAAGTGGCATTCGTATCTCAACTGGGAAAATATGTATATTGGCCCTACGAGTTTGAGAATAATATTTATAACAGACTGGGCGTAAAACGCTATTTTCTGAATGACAAAATGTTTGGGGTAATAACGGTTAAAGCACACTGGGCCAAAGCCGAAGCTGTGGAATTTGGAATAGGAGTTCGAATTTAA
- a CDS encoding head GIN domain-containing protein: protein MKKLIYILGILTVMGCDSEYAWDCVQSSGDIVQEDYTVEIFKTVQVWERVQLFISKGNHQSVRVVTGSNLLPEVQVVVEDSILKVSDRNSCNHVRDYGITKVYVTTPRNIFEIRNSSGLPVIGEGTLQFEELTLNSTDPQNLDVYHFDGDFRMDLNVGRLKIKANGLSKFYLTGRVGFGNFQLTDGDARIEAPELLIENLFVFHRSTNKMIVYPRDKIAGKILSVGNIIAKNRPPIVEVEELWTGKLIFE from the coding sequence ATGAAAAAATTAATCTACATACTAGGCATTTTAACGGTAATGGGTTGTGATTCTGAATATGCCTGGGATTGTGTTCAAAGCTCGGGCGATATTGTACAGGAAGATTATACGGTAGAGATCTTTAAAACGGTGCAAGTCTGGGAGCGGGTACAACTTTTTATATCCAAGGGGAATCATCAATCTGTTAGGGTAGTAACCGGTTCGAACTTACTGCCCGAAGTTCAGGTGGTTGTTGAAGACAGTATTTTAAAGGTTTCAGACCGAAACAGTTGTAATCATGTGCGGGACTACGGAATTACCAAGGTGTATGTGACAACTCCAAGGAATATTTTTGAGATTCGGAACAGTTCCGGACTTCCTGTTATTGGTGAGGGGACCCTTCAGTTTGAAGAGCTTACATTAAATTCTACAGATCCACAAAATCTCGATGTGTACCACTTTGACGGTGATTTCAGAATGGATCTGAATGTTGGCCGACTCAAAATTAAAGCCAACGGCCTATCCAAGTTTTATTTAACCGGTAGAGTAGGATTCGGGAATTTTCAGCTTACCGATGGTGACGCGCGTATTGAAGCTCCCGAACTATTAATAGAAAATCTGTTTGTTTTTCACCGCAGTACGAACAAAATGATTGTGTATCCCAGGGATAAGATCGCCGGAAAGATCCTAAGCGTGGGTAACATCATCGCAAAAAACCGACCCCCAATCGTTGAGGTGGAGGAGCTATGGACCGGTAAGCTTATTTTTGAGTAG
- the rsgA gene encoding ribosome small subunit-dependent GTPase A → MKGVVYKSTGSWYTVKGENGTFYECRIKGKFRIGGIKSTNPIAVGDHVVFEVETKGDETVGVISKIEERDNYIIRKSVNLSKQTHIIASNIDVAFLLITLNNPPTFTTFIDRFLVTAEAYHIKAVLLFNKIDLYNEDELLEIKYLAALYRKIGYECIGISAKTGKNIDKVKQLMVEKVSMFSGHSGVGKSTLINTMESKLDIKTSEISEQHMQGQHTTTFAEMYDLSFDARIIDTPGIKGFGVVEIEKEELGDYFPEFFELKQDCKFNNCLHLEEPQCAVKEALENEEIAWSRYKSYLQIMEGEEENYRKDIYTNT, encoded by the coding sequence ATGAAAGGAGTTGTTTACAAATCGACCGGAAGCTGGTATACTGTTAAAGGAGAGAACGGAACCTTTTATGAATGTCGTATAAAGGGAAAATTCAGGATAGGAGGTATAAAAAGCACCAATCCAATTGCCGTGGGTGATCATGTTGTTTTTGAAGTAGAGACCAAGGGAGATGAAACTGTGGGGGTCATTTCGAAGATCGAAGAACGCGATAATTATATTATCCGAAAATCGGTAAATCTTTCAAAGCAAACACATATCATTGCTTCCAATATTGATGTCGCATTTTTACTGATCACCTTAAACAACCCTCCAACCTTTACCACCTTTATCGACAGGTTTCTGGTAACTGCTGAAGCTTACCATATTAAGGCAGTGCTGTTGTTTAATAAGATCGATCTTTACAACGAAGACGAATTACTCGAAATAAAATACCTGGCCGCCTTATATCGTAAAATAGGCTATGAGTGTATAGGGATTTCAGCAAAAACCGGAAAAAACATAGACAAGGTAAAGCAGCTCATGGTTGAAAAAGTGAGCATGTTTTCGGGGCATAGCGGTGTAGGAAAATCCACGCTTATTAATACCATGGAGAGCAAGCTCGATATAAAGACTTCAGAAATATCGGAACAACATATGCAGGGGCAACATACTACTACTTTTGCCGAAATGTATGACTTGTCCTTCGACGCAAGAATTATTGATACGCCCGGGATAAAGGGTTTTGGAGTGGTAGAGATCGAAAAGGAAGAGTTGGGGGATTATTTTCCGGAGTTTTTTGAACTAAAACAAGACTGTAAGTTTAACAATTGCCTTCATCTCGAAGAACCCCAATGTGCCGTTAAAGAAGCATTGGAGAATGAAGAAATTGCTTGGTCCCGCTACAAAAGTTACCTGCAGATCATGGAAGGGGAAGAAGAGAATTACCGAAAGGATATTTATACAAATACATGA
- the dtd gene encoding D-aminoacyl-tRNA deacylase: MRVVIQRVKNASVVVENELVSEIGHGFLILLGIETADTSEDIDWLTGKIAKLRVFSDVNDAMNLSIIDTDGDCLVVSQFTLHAGTKKGNRPSFIKAARPDIAIPLYEEFVKKLEAELNKTVLTGTFGAMMDVCLVNDGPVTIFIDSKNRE, from the coding sequence ATGAGAGTTGTAATACAAAGAGTGAAAAATGCTTCAGTGGTAGTTGAAAACGAGCTGGTTTCAGAAATTGGTCACGGATTTCTTATTTTACTCGGAATAGAAACTGCAGACACTTCAGAAGATATTGACTGGCTTACCGGGAAAATTGCAAAATTGCGGGTCTTTTCAGATGTAAATGATGCTATGAATCTTTCGATCATTGATACCGACGGGGATTGTCTGGTAGTGAGTCAGTTTACCTTGCATGCCGGCACCAAAAAAGGAAATCGCCCTTCTTTTATAAAAGCTGCTCGTCCCGACATTGCCATTCCGTTATATGAAGAGTTTGTAAAAAAACTGGAAGCAGAATTAAATAAAACGGTCTTGACCGGGACGTTCGGAGCCATGATGGATGTATGTCTGGTAAATGACGGTCCGGTGACCATTTTCATAGATTCTAAAAATAGAGAATGA